The following coding sequences lie in one Miscanthus floridulus cultivar M001 chromosome 9, ASM1932011v1, whole genome shotgun sequence genomic window:
- the LOC136480462 gene encoding uncharacterized protein — protein MAELERRVESARRESQDRAAEAAVAWAEGQRAAERATATERGLEVTKARQAETEAGLRTSLANTEAALQEALAALKPERSALASEWAALESARKALEVEQRARSEADQEVLVFRGRVMGTEEANTRLCAQPVPEPVAPASELDGKVKTLEQDLEMTKATLSRNAEELAKSHEERCALEGDLDQICNVAQLIISEVFGLVPSTSAPAVQLAEIPNAVKDLVRSRLFYGASGVLTSVATESLLPHARSVSEQVSAEWVMDIRREDMTRSMHGEDASEPTDSTEPGSGRNIASAPIEPNVVLPGSEQPAPSSVAPSVDVAGPVS, from the exons ATGGCTGAGCTCGAGCGCCGGGTAGAGTCTGCTCGCCGCGAGTCCCAGGACCGAGCGGCCGAGGCAGCCGTGGCgtgggcggaggggcagcgtgcagcgGAGCGGGCGACTGCCACCGAGCGAGGGCTCGAGGTGACGAAAGCTCgccaggcggagactgaggcggGGTTGCGGACATCCCTAGCGAACACCGAGGCGGcacttcaagaggccttggcggcccttAAGCCAGAGCGGAGTGCTCTGGCGTCGGAGTGGGCCGCCCTGGAGTCGGCAAGGAAGGCCCTAGAGGTGGAGCAGAGGGCCCGGTCAGAGGCAGACCAGGAGGTGCTCGTGTTTcgaggccgggtgatggggacggaggaggcgaatACCCGTCTGTGCGCGCAG CCTGTTCCTGAGCCTGTTGCCCCTGCTTCAGAGCtagatggaaaggtgaagacgctggagcaggacctggagatgaCCAAGGCGACCCTCAGCCGGAATGCAGaagagctggccaagtcccatgaagagcgatgtgctcttgagggggacctTGACCAGATCTGCAACGTTGCCCAGCTCATCATCTCAGAAGTCTTTGGGTTGgtgccaagcactagcgcgccTGCTGTCCAGCTGGCGGAGATCCCAAACgcggtcaaggaccttgtcaggagcaggctgttttatggagcgtcgggggtgctgacttcggtggcgac ggagagcttgctgccgcacgcgcggtCAGTGTCGgagcaagtctccgccgagtgggtgatggatatTCGCCGTGAAGACATGACCCGAAGCATGCATGGGGAGGATGCCTCTGAGCCTACAGATAGCACGGAGCCTGGTTCGGGGAGGAACATTGCCTCGGCTCCGATCGAGCCAAACGTCGTGctaccggggagtgagcagcctgcgccttcgtCGGTCGCGCCGTCAGTAGATGTTGCCGGGCCGGTTTCATAG